A DNA window from Aquarana catesbeiana isolate 2022-GZ linkage group LG01, ASM4218655v1, whole genome shotgun sequence contains the following coding sequences:
- the LOC141123730 gene encoding E3 ubiquitin-protein ligase TRIM39-like has translation MASADLRKELECSVCLNIYTDPVTLKCGHNFCRDCIGRVLDKQEGSGGYSCPECREEFQDRPALHRNITLRNIVENFLSTHPDQEESGVFCTYCIHTPVPAVISCLHCEASLCDNHLRVHSKSPEHVLCDPTTSLENRKCSVHKELLKYYCTEDSSCICVSCCLIGDHIGHKKESLDEASEMKKKKLRNVLQKLMTEREEMEKRVQSLQEHRRKVQGEADDETERVTVLFRDLRRRLEDLENRVLREISGQAERISGIINDLVQDLEIKKEDLSRKMGDIEELCNMTDPLTVLQESDTGDLCDTEDGDDEDRERHDKLLHYGGDLDVGGISHTLHTGLSDIMSGVNVEMGVTDILLDVRTAGIHLHISDDRKTASFSSYQNRPETPERFEDYQVMSSQRFSSGRHYWEVDVGGAWYWRVGMCYPSIDRRGDQSEIGYNKKSWCLERWGWDNPLSVIHDSNKTPLPGDVSSRRVRIYLDYEAGRISFYDLCDPIRHLHTFTTTFTEPLHAGVYVGFGGRCIKICGGNEK, from the coding sequence atggcgtctgctgatctgaggaaggaactggaatgttccgtctgtctgaacatttatacagatcctgtaaccctgaaatgtggacataacttctgccgggactgtattggtcgtgtgttggataaacaggaggggtctggaggttattcctgtcctgaatgtagagaagagttccaggatcggcctgcactgcacaggaacataacactacggaacatagtggagaatttcctgtccacccatccagatcaggaggagtccggggtcttctgtacttactgtattcacactcctgtacctgctgtgatatcctgtctgcattgtgaagcttctctgtgtgacaatcacctgagagtccacagcaagtcaccagaacacgtcttatgtgaccccaccacttccctggagaacaggaaatgctccgtccataaggaaCTACtgaagtattactgcactgaggactcctCCTGTATCTGTGTGTCTTGTTGTCTGATTGGAGATCACATCGGCCATAAGAAGGAATctctggatgaggcctctgagatgaagaagaagaaactgaggaatgttctgcagaaactgatgacagagagagaggagatggagaaaagagtccagagtctgcaggaacacaggaggaaagtacaaggagaagcagatgatgaaacagagagagtcactgtcctgttcagagacctcaggagacgtctggaagatctGGAGAAtagagtcctgagggaaatctccgggcaggcagagcggatctccgggataatcaatgatctggtccaggatctggaaataaagaaggaggatctgtccaggaagatgggggacattgaggagctgtgtaacatgacggatccactgactgtcctacaggaatcagacacaggtgacttgtgtgatactgaggatggagatgatgaggacagagagagacatgataaactcctccattatggaggggatctggatgtgggggggatctcacacacattacacacaggtttatctgatatcatgtctggggtaaatgtagagatgggggttacagacatattactggatgtgaggacagctggtattcatctacatatatcagatgacaggaaaactgcatCCTTCTCATCATATCAGAAtcgcccagaaacaccagagaggtttGAGGAttatcaggtgatgagcagtcagaggttctcctcagggagacattactgggaagtggatgtcgggggggcATGGtactggagagtcgggatgtgttaccccagtatagacaggagaggagatcAGTCAGAGATTGgatataataagaagtcctggtgtttggagaggtgGGGGTGGGATAATCCGCTCTCAGTGATACATGACAGTAATAAGACCCCATTACCCGGCGATGTCTCCAGTAGgagagtcaggatatatctggattatgaggccgggcggatctccttttatgatctgtgtgacccgatccgacatctccacaccttcaccaccaccttcactgagcccctccatgctggggtatATGTAGGATTTGGGGGACGTTGTATAAAAATATGTGGGGGGAATGAAAAGTGA